AACCGGATAACTGAAGGTTGAAATTTGAGTTAAGCACCACATCCTGCCGATTGCCAAAAGACAGCCCACGCGCATAGGTTCCATTGTAGTTGAGAGATCCAAAATCAATCAGTCGATTGCTTTTTTCTTCCGGGCGGTAGGCGAACGGATTCAGAAGATAATCCTGATGCTTTTCCAACTCGGGCATTTTTTTATTGAAATAGGTTTTATTCCAATTGAAACCAAAATGCCTGTAACTGATTTGAACACTATCGGTCTCGGGTGGATCAATCCAGTTGAATTCAGCTTTATAAGGATCAAGATTGTAGCGGCTTGGCGCAATAATAGCTCCGTCTGCTGTGTTTTTCACAACTTCAGAACCGGTAATAATACTGAGTGTATCGAGCTGTACTGTATCACCCTGTACGGCAATCGTTTTCTTCTTGAGATTGCTCAATTCCTGGGCTTTGCCATTTTGAATGAACAAACAAAAGGCTGCCAATAATATGATCCACCAACACTTCAAAAGGAATACCTGCTTTGAAATACGCTAAATTAAGTTAAAATAGAGGACAATTACCCAATCTGATACAACGAAGAATAAATGCTTTCATTTTGGCTTTGCAAAGTATCTGCTAAAAGATTTGAGGATTCTATACTACTCCCCCAATCATTGTCTCACTTCACGCATCAGCTTTTCCATATCCACAAATTCCGAGCAGGTGACAAAAGCACTGATCGTAACCCCCAAAATGCCGTGTAAGTTGATGTTTTGCCCGGTAAAGAAAAGATTGCCCAATTTTGTGTTGTGCGATACATAAGTGGCCATATTGTGCTGGTAATCCTTCAGCATTCCATACATACTGCCTTCTGGCGTAGCCAGGTAATCGCGGTAAGACAGCGGGCTGGCGCTGTACACTGATTTTATACAGGAGCGAATTTCGGGAAAGCGTTCTTCAAGTGCATCAATAACCTGCTCTTCCTTTTGCCTCTTAAATGCGCGATAATCCGCGCCTCTCTCCTGCTGATTATGGGGAATGGTATAATAAGTGTTTTTCCATTTACTGACTTCCTCAAAATCCATATAGCACATGATATTCATGCTCTCTGCAAACTCCGGATCTTTGGAATTGGCAGGGGTAAATATGGCCATGCTTTTTGGCCATTCCTTACTTTTATATTTTCCTGCTTCCCAAAAATCAGCTTGCCTGAAATGGTAGCAGTTGTGGTTGAGATAAGGAAAGCTTTTTTCTTTTAAATTGAGAAATACGGAAAAAACCGAAGTGCTGTTTTCCATTGCTGTCATTCGCTGAAAATAGCTTTTGCGAAAATGCGCAGCACCGATCATCTTAAGTGTCTGTGCCGGATGCACATTGGAAATAAAATTTTTACCATAAATCTTCTCGCCATCTTTCAATTGCACAGCAGAAATTTGCTTTTCCGTATCCACTTCCATGTTTTCAACTTCTGCATAATTGCGCACTGTTCCACCCATTGCTTTGGCTTTTTTCACCAGTGCACGCGCTATCTGCGCACCACCATCCACACATTTCCAGGCACTGCTGATGTATGAGTTCAGAATCAGTGCATGTTCGTAAAGCGAAGTTTTTTCTTTTCGTGCAGCATAAAGCAAATTATTGCCCATCAACACATTGCGCAGCTTTTCATTATCCGTAATGGATTTCAGGTAATCATACAGCCCAATGCTTTGATAAGGGCTAATGGCACCAGGTTCAAAAGGTTTTAAATTATAAACCGCAGTATTGGCACTGATCTCTTGCAGTTTTTCACAATACTCCTCTATTGCTGATTTTTCTTTGGGAAAATAGGCCTGCAATTGCTGGGAGAAGCGTTCATAGCCCTGCGGAATATTATAAATCTTATCGTCACCACTAAAACTGATTTTGTCAAAAGCTTCAAGTGAAAGGCGTTTGAGCTTGAGTTCTTCCATCAAACCGAGGTAGGAGAAAAACTGATACAGGTTCTGCCCGGGTGCCAGTCCTCCAATATAATGCACGCCTGTATCGTGGATGGCTTTGTCGCGCACAAAAATCTGTAGTGCTCCGCCAAACTGCCTGTTTTTTTCCAGCACACAAACACTGTATCCTTCTTTGAGCAGGATATTTGCACAAAGCAATCCTCCAAGGCCACTTCCAATAATTACGAAATCATATTGATTCACTTTGCAAAAATTGCACAATTAAATCGATTACTAAAATTGAAATGTTCCAATTTAAATTTTATTAAATTAGACTCTGACACAAACATTACTATGAAAGGATTCATCTGGACTTTATTGATAAATATATTTCTTCTTACTGTTCATGGGCAGGGTTATTATCCTCTGATTAGAAGTGATTTCTATTGGGATGTCATGAATGGGCAAGGAACTGATATTTGTAATGTAAATAGCGGAAATCGATACTTTTTTCAGGGAGATACTTTGATTTCCGGACATCTATATAAAAAGGTAAAAGCATTTCCAATTGTACAATTAAATCCTGGGCCGTATTGTCCACCATTCGCAATTGATGATAGCATTTCATGGTCAACCAACTATTACTTGAGAGAAGACACTGCAGCCAAACAGGTCTTTATTTACAATCATGATATAAATTCTGATGATTTAATCTATGATTTCTCTTTAGAGGCAGGTGATACCCTTAGATCAAACTACGCAGGACAGGGCATTGACCATGTAATTGATAGTGTTGGTGTTGTTACTTTATTAAATGGAGTTGAAAGAAAAATCTTCTTCTTAAATAATGACTTCAATTATATTGAAAGCCTTGGCGGTTCTGCTGGATTACAATTTCCAATGATAATGGGGATTGGTTTTTGGACAACTCCAGAATGTATTAGAGAAAACAATGTACTATTGTGGGGGAATAATTGTATTAATTATGTAGGAATAAATGAAAAAAGTAACAACAATCTCAAACTTAAATTATTTCCAAATCCATGCAATGATTATATCAATATAGATATAGAATATACCAGCCAATCAATCTTTAAACTGTTTGATCTTTCTGGAAAATTGAAATTCAAAAAAAATATTTCAGGCAATCATGCCAAGATTCATTTATCTAACTTATCAGCTG
This window of the Chitinophagales bacterium genome carries:
- a CDS encoding NAD(P)/FAD-dependent oxidoreductase, which codes for MNQYDFVIIGSGLGGLLCANILLKEGYSVCVLEKNRQFGGALQIFVRDKAIHDTGVHYIGGLAPGQNLYQFFSYLGLMEELKLKRLSLEAFDKISFSGDDKIYNIPQGYERFSQQLQAYFPKEKSAIEEYCEKLQEISANTAVYNLKPFEPGAISPYQSIGLYDYLKSITDNEKLRNVLMGNNLLYAARKEKTSLYEHALILNSYISSAWKCVDGGAQIARALVKKAKAMGGTVRNYAEVENMEVDTEKQISAVQLKDGEKIYGKNFISNVHPAQTLKMIGAAHFRKSYFQRMTAMENSTSVFSVFLNLKEKSFPYLNHNCYHFRQADFWEAGKYKSKEWPKSMAIFTPANSKDPEFAESMNIMCYMDFEEVSKWKNTYYTIPHNQQERGADYRAFKRQKEEQVIDALEERFPEIRSCIKSVYSASPLSYRDYLATPEGSMYGMLKDYQHNMATYVSHNTKLGNLFFTGQNINLHGILGVTISAFVTCSEFVDMEKLMREVRQ
- a CDS encoding T9SS type A sorting domain-containing protein, with the translated sequence MKGFIWTLLINIFLLTVHGQGYYPLIRSDFYWDVMNGQGTDICNVNSGNRYFFQGDTLISGHLYKKVKAFPIVQLNPGPYCPPFAIDDSISWSTNYYLREDTAAKQVFIYNHDINSDDLIYDFSLEAGDTLRSNYAGQGIDHVIDSVGVVTLLNGVERKIFFLNNDFNYIESLGGSAGLQFPMIMGIGFWTTPECIRENNVLLWGNNCINYVGINEKSNNNLKLKLFPNPCNDYINIDIEYTSQSIFKLFDLSGKLKFKKNISGNHAKIHLSNLSAGIYLYQIENENDELLKVGKIINANQGLKNERNKSCC